The Hippoglossus hippoglossus isolate fHipHip1 chromosome 21, fHipHip1.pri, whole genome shotgun sequence genome contains a region encoding:
- the pou3f3a gene encoding POU domain, class 3, transcription factor 3-A, whose amino-acid sequence MLCGMATATSSPYLASSRILSGPVLHSDRRGGGMQPGSTAVTTVSSGYRGDPSVKMVQSDFMQGAMVASNGGHMLSHAHQWVTSLPHAAAAAAAAAVAAVEAGSPWPPSSQTQEVKRNGGREDLHSGSALHHRSPHLGPHQTHPGSWGGSSAAHISISEGQQQQQQSLIYSQPGGFTVNGMLSSHAGQSLMHPGLVRGQSPELDHGSQHHHQHHHHNHHTHLHQHHGVNHEPHSDEDTPTSDDLEHFAKQFKQRRIKLGFTQADVGLALGTLYGNVFSQTTICRFEALQLSFKNMCKLKPLLNKWLEEADSTTGSPTSIDKIATQGRKRKKRTSIEVSVKGALESHFLKCPKPSAQEITSLADSLQLEKEVVRVWFCNRRQKEKRMTPPGLPRTPEDAYSQVGSMGPDTPSPSIDCKRMYSDT is encoded by the coding sequence ATGCTTTGTGGGATGGCAACAGCCACCTCCAGTCCCTATCTAGCCAGCAGCAGGATTTTATCCGGCCCGGTGCTTCACTCTGACCGGAGGGGTGGTGGCATGCAGCCGGGCAGCACCGCGGTGACCACGGTTTCCAGTGGATACAGAGGGGACCCGTCAGTTAAGATGGTGCAGAGTGACTTCATGCAGGGAGCCATGGTGGCGAGCAACGGGGGCCACATGCTCAGCCACGCTCACCAGTGGGTCACATCGTTGCCGCACgccgcagccgcagcagccgcagccgcgGTGGCAGCAGTCGAGGCCGGCTCCCCGTGGCCGCCCAGCTCCCAGACGCAAGAGGTGAAGAGAAACGGCGGCAGGGAGGACCTCCACTCGGGCTCCGCTCTGCACCACAGGTCCCCACATCTGGGTCCTCATCAGACGCACCCGGGAAGTTGGGGAGGCTCCTCCGCGGCGCACATCAGCATCTCCgaggggcagcagcagcagcagcagtcccTCATCTACTCCCAGCCAGGCGGGTTTACCGTCAACGGGATGCTCAGCTCACACGCCGGACAGAGCCTCATGCACCCGGGGCTGGTGCGCGGCCAGTCCCCGGAGCTGGACCACGGCAGCCAGCAtcaccaccagcatcaccaccacaatcaccacacacaccttcaccagCATCACGGTGTGAACCATGAGCCGCACTCAGACGAGGACACGCCGACGTCTGACGACTTGGAGCATTTCGCCAAACAGTTCAAACAGCGACGGATCAAGCTCGGTTTTACGCAGGCGGACGTGGGCTTGGCGTTGGGCACCTTGTACGGCAACGTGTTCTCACAGACCACCATCTGCAGGTTCGAGGCGCTGCAGCTGAGCTTTAAGAACATGTGCAAGCTGAAGCCTCTGCTCAACAAATGGCTGGAGGAGGCCGACTCCACGACCGGGAGCCCGACCAGCATCGATAAGATCGCCACGcagggaaggaagaggaaaaagcgCACGTCCATCGAGGTGAGCGTAAAAGGCGCGCTGGAGAGCCACTTCCTCAAGTGTCCCAAACCCTCCGCGCAGGAGATCACCTCCCTGGCGGActctctgcagctggagaaggaggtggTCCGGGTCTGGTTCTGCAACCGCAGGCAGAAAGAGAAGCGCATGACGCCACCTGGACTCCCGCGCACCCCGGAGGACGCGTACTCGCAGGTGGGCAGCATGGGTCCCGACACTCCGTCACCCTCCATAGACTGCAAGAGGATGTACAGCGACACGTGA